In the Methylomonas rhizoryzae genome, one interval contains:
- a CDS encoding FecR family protein — protein sequence MTVFHRQPLTQVLDEINRYRKGRIIAVNPKLAGRVVNGVFNNGDPDAVLAALTATLKPKPCGCRAIWCCCIDGIGGNLAQRADG from the coding sequence ATGACTGTGTTTCATCGCCAACCGTTGACGCAGGTGCTGGATGAGATCAACCGCTACCGCAAGGGCCGCATCATCGCCGTCAATCCAAAGCTGGCGGGACGAGTCGTCAACGGCGTATTCAACAATGGCGATCCTGATGCAGTGCTGGCGGCGCTAACCGCCACGCTCAAGCCAAAGCCTTGCGGCTGCCGGGCGATTTGGTGTTGTTGTATTGATGGGATCGGTGGAAATCTCGCACAGAGAGCCGACGGATAA